The following proteins are co-located in the Apium graveolens cultivar Ventura chromosome 5, ASM990537v1, whole genome shotgun sequence genome:
- the LOC141662098 gene encoding metal transporter Nramp3-like: MALPEHQQALLTNSDDVEEETAYEPTEKVHIILGIDDELDDDYTTPPFSWRKLWLFTGPGFLMSIAFLDPGNLEGDLQAGAIAGYSLLWLLLWATVMGLLVQLLSARLGVATGRHLAELCREEYPTWAGMLLWVMAEVALIGSDIQEVIGSAIAIKILSRGVLPLWAGVVITASDCFIFLFLENYGVRKLEALFAFLIATMAVSFAWMFGETKPDGSELALGVLVPKLSSRTIQQAVGVVGCIIMPHNVFLHSALVQSREVDRRKIGRVQEALNYFSIESAVALAISFIINLFVTTVFAKAFYGTDIANNIGLGNAGQYLQEKYGGGLLPILYIWAIGLLAAGQSSTITGTYAGQFIMGGFLNLRMKKWIRALITRSFAIIPTLIVALIFDTSEDALDVLNEWLNVLQSIQIPFALIPLLCLVAKEDLMGVFKIGPVLKVVSWLVAALVIVINGYLLLDFFSSEVKGLALTSTISVATAGYVAFIVYLVSRGFKFSMNGLYKARE, encoded by the exons aTGGCGTTGCCTGAACATCAACAAGCTTTACTTACAAACTCCGATGATGTTGAAGAAGAGACAGCCTACGAGCCGACAGAGAAAGTCCACATAATCCTAGGCATAGACGATGAACTCGACGATGACTACACAACGCCGCCGTTTTCGTGGCGAAAGCTGTGGTTATTTACCGGACCCGGGTTCTTAATGAGCATAGCGTTTTTGGATCCGGGTAATCTTGAAGGGGATCTTCAAGCGGGTGCGATAGCGGGCTACTCGTTGTTATGGTTACTTTTGTGGGCCACTGTAATGGGCCTTTTGGTCCAGTTACTTTCGGCTCGGCTTGGTGTGGCTACTGGGCGTCATTTAGCTGAGCTTTGTAGAGAGGAGTATCCTACTTGGGCTGGGATGTTGTTGTGGGTCATGGCTGAGGTGGCGCTTATTGGGTCGGATATTCAGGAAGTTATTGGTAGTGCTATTGCTATTAAGATTCTTAGTCGTGGCGTTTTGCCTCTTTGGGCTGGTGTTGTTATTACTGCTTCTGATTG TTTCATATTCCTTTTTCTCGAGAACTATGGAGTAAGGAAATTAGAAGCACTTTTTGCTTTCCTGATTGCAACCATGGCAGTCTCTTTTGCATGGATGTTTGGGGAAACTAAACCCGATGGCTCAGAACTTGCTCTAG GTGTCCTTGTTCCAAAACTTAGCTCAAGAACAATACAACAGGCCGTGGGAGTAGTTGGTTGCATTATTATGCCTCACAATGTATTTTTGCATTCTGCTCTTGTACAGTCCCGAGAGGTTGATCGCCGCAAAATAGGACGAGTTCAAGAAGCTCTGAATTATTTCTCAATAGAGTCTGCTGTTGCGCTGGCCATCTcctttataattaatttatttgtCACAACAGTGTTTGCAAAGGCATTTTATGGTACCGATATAGCCAACAATATTGGTCTAGGAAATGCAGGTCAATATCTTCAAGAAAAATATGGCGGTGGACTGTTACCAATTCTTTACATATGGGCTATTGGATTGTTAGCAGCAGGCCAGAGTAGCACAATCACCGGTACTTATGCTGGGCAGTTTATCATGGGAGGTTTCCTGAACTTGCGCATGAAAAAATGGATAAGGGCATTGATTACGAGAAGTTTTGCAATTATCCCAACATTGATTGTAGCACTGATTTTTGATACATCGGAGGATGCTCTGGATGTTCTTAATGAATGGCTTAATGTGCTGCAGTCAATACAGATCCCTTTTGCACTTATTCCCCTCCTCTGCTTGGTGGCTAAAGAAGACCTAATGGGTGTTTTCAAAATTGGCCCAGTTCTCAAG GTGGTATCATGGCTTGTGGCTGCCCTGGTAATAGTGATCAATGGGTATCTGTTGCTGGATTTTTTTTCATCTGAAGTAAAAGGGCTGGCACTTACTTCTACCATATCTGTTGCAACTGCCGGATATGTAGCGTTTATTGTCTACCTCGTTTCGCGTGGATTTAAATTTTCTATGAATGGCTTGTACAAAGCAAGAGAATAG
- the LOC141662099 gene encoding aspartic proteinase 36-like has product MDCAISFTTTLTVIIVVAIFQPPDLAFSATNFILRPPSNNQNRHTMFLPLSLSPPNASLSSSVKSRRHLQKSDSHQSNARMPLHDDLLRNGYYTTRLLIGSPPQKFALIVDTGSTVTYVPCSTCEQCGKHQDPRFQPELSSTYTPVKCTIDCQCDSDKVQCVYERQYAEMSSSSGVIGNDVISFGDQSELTPQRANFGCENVETGDLYSQHADGIMGLGRGDLSIVDQLVEKGVISDSFSLCYGGMDVGGGAMVLGGISAPADMVFTHSNPVRSPYYNIELRELHVAGKRLSLSPAVFDGKHGSVLDSGTTYAYLPEAAFLAFKEAIVKEVNSLKQIRGPDPNYNDICFSGAGSDVAELSKSFPTVDMVFENKQKFSLSPENYLFRHSKVRGAYCLGIFQNGKDPTTLLGGIVVRNTFVTYDREHEKIGFWKTNCSELWERLNVTSAPPPEPSTESKPNSTKVVPPAMAPTGPSHNIIPGEQKVGRITFYLSVNVTYSDLKPYTKELTKIVAKELEINVSQVQLIYFKSEGNNSITRWAIFPAGSASYFSNATAMGIMSKLSEHRVSLPKTYGSYQFSRWSAEPPTKWMWLQRHNIVVVVVIIVMLALSSLAFATWFIWRRRQQTVNAYKPVGAVVPEQELQPL; this is encoded by the exons ATGGATTGTGCAATCAGTTTCACCACCACACTCACCGTCATAATCGTCGTCGCGATCTTCCAGCCACCTGATCTCGCTTTCTCCGCCACCAATTTCATTCTCCGGCCACCTAGTAACAACCAAAACCGTCACACAATGTTTTTACCTCTCTCTCTATCTCCTCCTAACGCTTCTCTCTCCTCTTCTGTTAAGTCACGCCGGCATTTACAAAAATCGGATTCGCATCAGTCGAATGCTCGTATGCCTCTCCACGACGATCTCCTTCGCAACGG GTATTACACTACTCGGCTTTTGATTGGGAGTCCGCCGCAGAAATTCGCGCTTATAGTTGATACTGGTAGTACTGTTACTTATGTTCCCTGCTCTACTTGTGAACAGTGTGGCAAACATCAG GATCCAAGATTCCAACCAGAGTTGTCGAGTACCTACACACCTGTAAAATGCACTATTGACTGCCAATGTGATAGTGATAAAGTTCAGTGTGTTTACGAAAGACAATATGCTGAAATGAGTTCCAGCAGTGGAGTCATCGGTAATGATGTCATTTCTTTTGGTGATCAAAGTGAGCTCACACCCCAACGTGCAAACTTTGGTTGTGAAAATGTGGAAACTGGTGACCTATATAGCCAGCATGCTGATGGCATAATGGGTCTAGGTCGTGGGGATCTTAGTATTGTTGATCAACTTGTTGAAAAAGGTGTAATAAGTGATTCATTTTCCTTATGTTATGGTGGAATGGATGTCGGTGGTGGTGCAATGGTTCTTGGTGGAATATCAGCTCCTGCTGATATGGTCTTCACACATTCAAACCCTGTTCGAAG TCCATATTACAATATTGAGCTGAGGGAGTTACACGTTGCTGGGAAGCGGCTATCTTTGAGCCCTGCGGTTTTTGACGGGAAACATGGATCTGTCTTAGATAGTGGAACAACTTATGCTTATCTTCCAGAAGCAGCTTTTTTGGCATTTAAGGAAGCT ATTGTAAAGGAGGTTAATTCCTTAAAGCAGATTCGCGGTCCTGATCCAAACTATAATGACATTTGCTTCTCTGGTGCTGGAAG TGATGTTGCAGAACTCTCCAAATCTTTTCCAACTGTGGATATGGTGTTTGAAAATAAGCAGAAGTTCAGTCTATCTCCTGAAAACTATCTGTTTCGA CATTCCAAGGTACGTGGTGCATATTGCTTAGGAATATTTCAAAATGGAAAGGATCCGACAACTCTTTTGGGAG GAATTGTTGTCCGCAATACTTTTGTAACTTATGATCGCGAGCATGAGAAGATTGGCTTCTGGAAAACCAATTGTTCTGAATTATGGGAAAGACTTAATGTTACCAGTGCTCCTCCTCCAGAACCTTCAACTGAGAGTAAACCAAATTCTACTAAAGTAGTGCCACCTGCAATGGCTCCGACGGGACCTTCACATAATATTATTCCAG GGGAACAGAAAGTTGGCCGCATTACTTTTTATCTGTCAGTGAATGTTACATATTCAGATCTCAAACCTTACACGAAAGAGCTTACCAAAATAGTGGCTAAGGAGTTGGAGATAAATGTTTCACAG GTgcaattaatatattttaaatctGAAGGAAATAATTCCATTACAAGATGGGCCATTTTCCCTGCTGGATCTGCTAGCTACTTCTCTAATGCAACTGCTATG GGCATAATGTCTAAGTTATCCGAGCATCGTGTAAGTCTTCCTAAAACCTACGGAAGTTATCAATTTTCCAGATGGAGTGCTGAGCCCCCTACAAAGTG GATGTGGTTGCAGCGACATAACATTGTTGTGGTTGTAGTGATTATAGTCATGTTGGCTCTTTCTTCATTAGCTTTTGCAACATGGTTTATCTGGCGACGAAGGCAACAAACAGTTAATGCCTACAAGCCTGTTGGTGCTGTTGTGCCAGAACAAGAGCTTCAGCCATTGTAA
- the LOC141662101 gene encoding U-box domain-containing protein 4, translating into MEISKLKALLKNISGLFHLSSRESLSFEPVQKYYHKVEEMMKVIKIVLDAIVDAEIASDELFQESFASLDDSVDELREIFETWHPLMSKVYFVLQVESLMTKVRSYGLDVFEFLNGSDQSLPVELSTASLEHCLQKLKHLGLEQTSAVIAKAIRDQVEGSGPSSDCLVKITESLSLKSNQELLIEAVALEKLKENAEQAEKNGEVDYLDQLLALVTYMHERLVLLKQSESYNTVQIPADFCCPLSLELMTDPVIVASGQTYERAFIRKWIDLGLTVCPKTRQVLAHTNLIPNYTVKALVAHWCESKGVKLPDPMRSMNLNIPSSLLKHAASGAPRDLQMAADPTHSSGSPGKNLISSSVTSREGTSPSHPRSSSEDSLSEEAENGHGLDRDSMSPRRSENRQANLGDKSLDLGSQSTMSPTGELPNVLRTNGPVSQVHNRSSSASSTLSNANFSQGIPSDSNDASSQAYGHDDSGELTSERQAAATLSSAQKEPEFSPRFETRSRTQSIWRRPSDRFVPRIVSSPAVETRAIPSAVETQIQKMVHDLSSTPMEVQRDATAELRLLAKHNMDNRIVIANNGGIPLLVNLLRSTDPTTQENAVTALLNLSINDNNKAAIGNADAIEPLIYVLQSGTPEAKENSAATLFSLSVIEDNKVKIGRSGAIQPLVDLLGHGTPRGKKDAATALFNLSIFHENKARIVQAGAVKYLVELMDPAAGMVDKAVAVLSNLATIHEGRAAIGQEGGIPVLVEVVELGSARGKENAAAALLQLCTNSSRFCNTVLQEGAVPPLVALSQSGTPRAKEKAQALLSYFRNQRHGNGGRG; encoded by the exons ATGGAGATATCAAAATTGAAAGCGCTTCTCAAGAATATATCCGGTTTATTTCATTTGTCTTCTCGTGAAAGCTTAAGCTTTGAACCAGTTCAGAAGTATTATCACAAGGTTGAGGAGATGATGAAGGTGATAAAGATTGTGCTTGATGCGATTGTTGATGCTGAAATAGCTTCTGATGAATTATTTCAAGAGTCATTTGCAAGCTTAGATGACTCGGTGGATGAATTAAGAGAAATATTTGAGACCTGGCATCCGTTGATGAGTAAAGTTTACTTT GTTCTGCAAGTTGAATCCCTAATGACAAAGGTGCGGTCATATGGCTTAGATGTTTTTGAGTTTCTAAATGGTTCTGATCAATCTCTCCCTGTTGAATTGAGCACGGCATCTCTCGAG CACTGCCTGCAAAAACTTAAGCATTTGGGATTGGAACAAACATCAGCTGTTATCGCGAAAGCTATAAGGGATCAAGTGGAGGGCTCTGGACCCAGTTCAGATTGTCTGGTTAAAATTACAGAATCTTTGAGTTTAAAGTCCAATCAGGAGCTTCTAATTGAGGCTGTGGCCCTCGAAAAGTTAAAGGAGAATGCTGAACAAGCTGAAAAGAACGGGGAAGTTGACTATCTTGATCAACTATTAGCTCTTGTTACCTACATGCACGAACGGCTTGTTCTGTTAAAGCAGTCTGAAAGCTATAACACTGTTCAAATACCTGCTGATTTCTGTTGCCCTCTCTCACTCGAGCTCATGACAGACCCTGTAATTGTGGCTTCAGGACAGACATATGAGCGGGCTTTCATCCGAAAATGGATTGATCTTGGGCTTACTGTTTGCCCAAAGACGCGTCAAGTTCTGGCACATACTAATCTTATACCTAACTACACTGTGAAGGCACTGGTTGCCCATTGGTGTGAATCTAAAGGTGTAAAGCTGCCTGACCCCATGAGGTCAATGAATCTAAACATACCTTCTTCGCTCCTTAAACATGCAGCGTCTGGTGCGCCCCGAGATTTACAAATGGCTGCCGATCCTACGCACTCAAGTGGTTCTCCGGGAAAGAACTTAATCTCATCTAGTGTAACCAGTCGGGAGGGAACTTCTCCATCACATCCACGCTCATCTTCTGAGGATTCCTTGTCTGAGGAAGCTGAAAATGGGCATGGTTTAGACAGGGATAGCATGTCCCCCAGAAGATCTGAAAACAGGCAAGCTAACTTGGGAGATAAAAGTTTGGATTTGGGTTCCCAAAGTACAATGTCACCTACAGGAGAACTGCCCAATGTTTTGAGGACCAATGGGCCAGTATCTCAAGTGCATAATAGGAGCAGCTCAGCCTCCAGCACACTTTCTAATGCAAACTTTTCACAAGGAATTCCTAGTGATAGCAACGATGCCTCCTCACAGGCATACGGTCATGATGATTCAGGTGAGCTTACATCAGAACGTCAGGCTGCTGCTACTTTGTCTTCTGCACAGAAAGAGCCTGAGTTTTCACCCCGATTTGAGACAAGATCTCGAACTCAGTCAATTTGGCGCCGGCCTTCTGATCGATTTGTTCCTAGAATCGTATCTTCTCCTGCTGTTGAGACAAGGGCTATCCCTTCTGCTGTTGAGACCCAAATTCAGAAGATGGTTCATGATTTGAGTAGCACTCCAATGGAAGTACAAAGAGATGCTACAGCGGAACTTCGTTTACTTGCAAAACATAACATGGACAATCGTATTGTGATTGCAAACAACGGGGGCATTCCCTTATTGGTCAATTTACTTCGATCAACAGACCCAACAACACAGGAAAATGCTGTTACTGCACTTCTTAATCTGTCAATCAATGATAACAACAAAGCTGCTATAGGAAACGCTGATGCAATTGAGCCATTGATTTATGTTCTTCAGTCAGGGACCCCTGAAGCTAAAGAAAATTCAGCTGCTACACTTTTTAGTTTGTCAGTGATTGAGGATAACAAAGTCAAGATTGGGAGATCTGGTGCAATTCAACCTTTGGTTGATCTGTTGGGGCATGGAACTCCTAGGGGAAAGAAAGATGCAGCCACAGCTTTGTTTAACTTGTCAATATTTCATGAAAACAAGGCCCGCATTGTACAGGCTGGTGCTGTGAAGTACCTTGTGGAGCTGATGGACCCTGCAGCAGGCATGGTTGATAAAGCTGTTGCTGTTTTGTCAAATCTTGCTACTATTCACGAGGGAAGGGCAGCTATTGGCCAAGAAGGAGGCATACCTGTACTGGTTGAAGTTGTTGAATTGGGATCTGCGAGAGGGAAGGAAAATGCAGCTGCTGCCCTTTTACAGCTCTGCACAAACAGCAGTAGATTTTGCAACACAGTACTCCAGGAAGGAGCTGTCCCACCATTAGTGGCTTTGTCGCAGTCAGGCACCCCAAGAGCAAAGGAAAAG GCTCAAGCTCTTCTTAGCTACTTTAGAAACCAACGACATGGCAACGGTGGTAGAGGATAA